In the genome of Fusarium poae strain DAOMC 252244 chromosome 1, whole genome shotgun sequence, the window CAGCATCGTCAGGCCGAGGACACCGACGCTCTGCTCTTTCATTGAGTGTCCCTGCATCTCAATCGCATAGCAGGACGGGCTCAGTCCAATGGCCCTCATCACCAATCACAGGCGATCGCAGTTCGAGCCACTCCCACAAACGCTCCGTTTCCATTGTCTCGATCGGATCGAATAATACTTTGGAGGACCATACACAACGCAATGATCTTCCAGCGAGACCTCAAAGACCGCATCGAGGTCATGGGCGCGCTTCGAGTTTACAGATACTTCCTCGAGCGCAGGGTCAACTTCCGACTGGACCTCATTCTGGTATATTACTCCTGTCCTCTCCCTTCACTACTAGCTAACCACCGGCAGCCTCTTTTTCACCCCATCGTCTTTCGAGCTCACCATTATTCCACGCTTCATATCCTCCGCCTGACCGATTTGGCCGAATATCTCGTTCGCCGACAAATTCTCAAAATCCTGTAGTGCAAGGCCAAAGAAGAGCATCTCCGTTGGGATCGCCCTCGGAGAACCCAATGCCGGAATTCCGCTTCCCTGCTGCGCCTTCACCTACTCGAGAGGCCCGCCCAACGTTATCTAGAAGATCAACAAATGAAAACATGCTCAGTCCTAGAAATGCTGCAGGGGATTCTAGCGGGCTGGCAGTTCGTCTCAAAGACGGCGTCCCTACTATCAACGAACAAGTCGCCCCTGCCCCTGCAGCCCGAATTTTGGCAAGCAGCGGAATTTTGGGAGGAACGCCGAGAAGCAGCGGAGAATTTTACTCAGTCAGCAATAATTCATCAGAGACACTCGTTTCAGAATACGTAACACAACCACCTAATCGCGGACATGCGCGACCACTCAGGCGAAGCCTTGGTATGCCCGCGCCACAACTGAGAGCACCGGAGTCCCTCATGATGGGTTATGCTCAATTGCACGGCTCTTTCTCATTAGACGGCTCGTTAGTCAGTCTTGGACAATTCGATCAAGTTAAAAAGAAGGGCATTGTCGGGCAGGGAGGTGGTGTTGTTGGACTCGAATCCAAACGTGATAGCAGTCTGTTGGGAGGCTTTGGGTGGGGTCGCCTCAGCAGCTCCCTCGGTGACTTTCTGGGCGGAGGAGAGCTCAGCaccatcaaggagatgcGTGGTGTTGCAAACTCGAAATCTGTACCGCTCTTGACGACACCACAGTCTATTCTGTTCGTCGATCTGCAGCTGGCCCCCGGAGAGAGCCGCGTGTTCGAGTACTCATTTCGATTACCAAAAGGATTACCTCCTTCCCACCGCGGAAAGGCGGTCAAAATCTCTTATAGCCTCGTCATTGGCACTCAAAGGGCCGGTGGCACCAAAGAGCAGCAAGTCAAATCCGTCGAAGTACCCTTCCGAGTCCTAGGAAGTGTAAATAGCCACGGCGAGATTCTAGGGCATGATTTGATGAATCCTTACATTCTACTGCAGGATCTCGCCCAAGTCAAAAGTCCGCCAAGCAGTGATAAGGTCAGTGATAAGACACCAAAAACCAATGGCGATGGGACGAAAGGACAGCAGTCAGCATTGAATGACTTTCTACTTTACGTGGATGACCTGGCTCATCGGCCAAGAGACGAAAGTGGTAGTATTCTTCTTTCTCCAGGTGCCGGTAACTCTAGGAGGCCATCGACATACGAGGAAGCCAGTACCGCGCATGAAGCCATCCACATGGCAATCATGCGAAGCAATATGACGTCTGGCGGGCAACAGAGTCCAAACCGTTTTGAAATTGCTCGTAACGGGCAGAGAGTTGGCGTGGTAATGCTTACGAGGCCTGCCTACCGACTGGGCGAAGTGGTGACAATGGCCATTGATTTTACAGATGCGGATATCCCATGTTACGCAGTGCACACCACGCTGGAAACATCAGAGAAAGTAGACCCATCTCTCGCAATAAGGTCCGAGTCGAGTATCCATCGAGTGACACGAAAAGTTTactcatcttcatctgagGCAACAATGTACTCACGGCGGGTTACATTTAAGCCGACAATTCCCATCACCGCAACCCCCGAGTTTGTAACTAGCGGCGTTAGCTTAGAGTGGAAGATTCGTATCGAGTTTGTGGTGCCTTCTACAGGCAGCGATTCTCCAGATGAGAACGAGAGACGCGCGCCTCATCCGCTTCTTGAGCAGATTTCACAAGATGAAAAGGGAGGAACAGTGCTTGTGGCTGTTGAAAATCTGATATGCGAGAGCTTTGAGATTGCGGTACCCCTGCGAGTTTACGGAGCCGTTGGAACAGGACTTGAGCGTCTTGAACGAGATGAAGCGTCTGAGGAAGGTCTTGTAGTATAAGGGGAGTTGGATGAACCATAGAGACCGAGATGAGGGAGTTGGATATTTGACCATGATGACATTTTCAACAAATCAGGCTATAAAGAAAGGCCTTGTTTCACAAAAGGGCGTTTGGCGTTAGCAGGAATATTCAAAAGAGGAGGAGTACGTATAATTGAACAAGACGTGTTTAGAAGCTCGAGCCATTGGCGTGAGTATGTATATGCAGGTGTAGTATAACTGTGGTCCTATGTATGAGTTGTTCATGCATTTTAGGATTGCATTGCCCAAGCAAACCATGTCCTTAGACGACAATGCGTCTCCAATATTTGAGgctgttgatgtttgtttATGTCTTAGGACATGGGGTCAAGTAGGTAGCTTCGACGGTTTGAAAAGGAGACTCGTGCACAGATGATTGATTGCCTCGCTGAATTGCCGGGATTAAGTGATCGGCTGGTCTAACGAAAGCCAGCGCACAGGGCCTTCCAGCCTGAGCTAGTAAAGGTGATAATCACGATTAACAGATACAATAGAAACAAGCGAAAAATGACCGAAATCTACGGGTAGCGGTACAAGACTAACAGGGACGGGACAGTGTTGGGAGCATCTTCATTTCACCAAGCGCCGGGATTAGTTAGACAAGCGGATAACGGCTATGGAgtaactactaaggtagcgGAGAAGATAGGGCTTCATTCTATCTTAGTAAATGGGGCTCTTGTAGCAGAGTTTGCCTTTGTTTATTGTTATTTCGGTGCCGATATAGGTAGATACCTAGCTCTCGAGCAAAGTGGATGTTTTTGATGTGTTGTTGCTCTTGTCCACGGGGTCGGTCGGGGGTATCGTGGCTTGTGGCTCGACAACAATTGGGGTTTAGGAAGATGTAGATTGATCAcattgtgtatctatcagaACGAAGAGAAACATGGAGGGTTCATTCTCATAATAGAAAATCAAGATTGTTGAACCCCAATTGCTACTGCGATTGCTCTGGAGCCCTTATCATTGCCACCAACAAAGACTCCAGGTTCAATATCCATCACCGTCCTGGCCTGAAGTGATTCAAGGTGACAGCCACTGATGGGGGAGCTGGACGACAGGGATCAAGCGGCCCAAGAATCAGCTCGCCCAGCCCATGAAATGGCCACTGGGAAGAtaggagacgaaattaataggtcagcttatgctgTTTAGATTAGACTttttaggctatttatttctgtCCCTACAAGTGTGGAGATCAACTTTTTTGTTACCCACGTCAAGGCCCCTTGGCTCTCATCAAAGAAACAGGGCCCCCCTGGGCAACCACAGACAAGGGCCCATGTAAACAACACCCTCGAGCGCCTACGGAGGAGGGATTGAGACTTTGGGACTCTTTGAAGTTGGATTTTGGGGCTCTTTTTCCTCGACTATTGACGGGAAAGGAATGGCCTGGGGTAGTTAGGCTAAGTCACAAGAGAGTCATCGACATTCCATCCCACAGATTGGTGTaaaccttcttttcttctttttccctCATCACCAACCGCTTTCGTTGGGATATTTCCATTATCTCTCCATGTCTCCTGTCGCTCATTAACCACATTTAgatagtacctacctagtcatTGTAAGtgcaagagcaagagcaaAAGTTTGATTCTCGTAAACTAAACTCTTCCAACCTCTTTCTCTCCACCGAAGCAACTAACGCCCCTCCCCGCAGCTTTTTTGCAGCTTCGAAGTTTTGCTTGCCTTTTGCATCTCATCGACCTTTGCAGTCCCCGCAGGCCCGCAGCAGCTACCTGACTTACACCGCCCACCATCCACTTTTCACTGTACAGCATCATCCGACTTCTGTTCTGCTCACAACTCTGCATATTCTTCGCATCTTCCTTCGTGGGCGATAGGCATTGGTCGTTCATTCTTTCATCTGTCTACTCCTAGGGTTCTCTGTTCTTTCGGGTCTTTCTTCGTACCTGGGCGGTTTCTGAGACAGGTTCTCGCTACTACTTAACGCTTCACCTAGTCGACTTTCTTGACTATACAAAACTCAGAAAATATTCACCAAGTGTCAATGGCAGAAATATGGCAGCGACTCCATCTCACAGTCGCATGAAGCTTACTCCTTCCAACTCTCCATTCCTAGGCCGTCCTTCCAGGTCCTCAAGATCGCCCATGCGTGGTCGACCCCAAGATTCTTCCAAGCTCTCCCTCAAGCGCGTTATCGGTACAACCTGTTCATCGCCAACAGGGTTTGATACCCTCTCATCTGCATTTGCATACATTGCTGGTGGTGCTGTTGTTGTGGTGGATGTTGATGGAGAAAACCACTCTCAACGGTTTTACCGAGCTCGGCCGACTGCCGTCCCTCTTTACTCTGTAGCAACCTTTCAGAACACACCCTCGACACCTTCAGGAACACCAAAGGCGAACGATAGCCGTGGCCGTGTAGGCCCTAGATTTCCCAATTCACCGCATACGTCATCAGACTGGAACGAGTCTCCCAGCAATACATGGACGAGCCGTGAACGCATCAAGGCTGCAACATGCCTTGCTCTTAGTCGAGATGGGAAATACCTTGCCGTGGGCGAGACCGGCTATTCCCCCCGAGTTCTTGTCTTTAGTCTTCACGACACCTCTTCCGACAGCCCTCTGATATCGATTAGCGAGCATACCTATGGTGTCAATTGCGTTGCTTGGTCTGCGGACACACAGTATCTGGCGTCTATAGGAGCCGCCAATGATGGGTTTCTCTATATCTGGAAGGTTGACCCGCGCACTGGCGGGGCCAAACTCTTCAAGCAAAACCGATGCACTTCCTACGTCAAAGACATGGTCTGGGTAGGCAACTCCCTTGTCACCTTTGGAGTCCGCCATGTCAAGATGTGGAAACCCGAAGATGGACCGGCTCTTTCGCCCACGAAACAGAAGTTCTTCAGCGAACAACCGGCATCAACTCCACCCTCTCAGAGGACCTTGTCAGGGCGTAACATCCTGCTCGGGTCCCTCTTAGAGGAAACCTTTACTTGCGCCGCTGTTGTAAAAAACTCCAGTCTCATCATTTGCTCAGAAACGGGCAATGTGTGTATCATGGAGGAGGATGATAAACAGATGAAGCTGCAAAAGGTTCTTAATTTGGATTTTTCAATCTCGACGATTGCCGTCAAAGACAACGTCGCGTATGTCGGCGGCAGCCATGGCCATTTTGCTGTGCTGGATGTCGAGGCTGTATTGAATGCCCAGCCATCATCGGAATGTATCAAAGACACTACCTTTTTATCTGAAG includes:
- a CDS encoding hypothetical protein (BUSCO:9202at5125), translating into MAPEAPSNIRVFIRWHDQTVFAGEEVKCTITFKNVAPVPGQSKPPPQQSERSRLASPLHTRPRSNQGLTPPPSASSGRGHRRSALSLSVPASQSHSRTGSVQWPSSPITGDRSSSHSHKRSVSIVSIGSNNTLEDHTQRNDLPARPQRPHRGHGRASSLQILPRAQGQLPTGPHSASFSPHRLSSSPLFHASYPPPDRFGRISRSPTNSQNPVVQGQRRASPLGSPSENPMPEFRFPAAPSPTREARPTLSRRSTNENMLSPRNAAGDSSGLAVRLKDGVPTINEQVAPAPAARILASSGILGGTPRSSGEFYSVSNNSSETLVSEYVTQPPNRGHARPLRRSLGMPAPQLRAPESLMMGYAQLHGSFSLDGSLVSLGQFDQVKKKGIVGQGGGVVGLESKRDSSLLGGFGWGRLSSSLGDFLGGGELSTIKEMRGVANSKSVPLLTTPQSILFVDLQLAPGESRVFEYSFRLPKGLPPSHRGKAVKISYSLVIGTQRAGGTKEQQVKSVEVPFRVLGSVNSHGEILGHDLMNPYILLQDLAQVKSPPSSDKVSDKTPKTNGDGTKGQQSALNDFLLYVDDLAHRPRDESGSILLSPGAGNSRRPSTYEEASTAHEAIHMAIMRSNMTSGGQQSPNRFEIARNGQRVGVVMLTRPAYRLGEVVTMAIDFTDADIPCYAVHTTLETSEKVDPSLAIRSESSIHRVTRKVYSSSSEATMYSRRVTFKPTIPITATPEFVTSGVSLEWKIRIEFVVPSTGSDSPDENERRAPHPLLEQISQDEKGGTVLVAVENLICESFEIAVPLRVYGAVGTGLERLERDEASEEGLVV